From Staphylococcus sp. M0911, a single genomic window includes:
- a CDS encoding smooth muscle caldesmon has translation MEHYNRDDFERNNTGNDLYSRHTRINDQTPQRKDFVVSFITGAIVGSALGLYYKMKVFEKADQAIAKEKELREKALNYKSQAEHHIETVKTRVENFRNKSNNGVTSDELSAQKVAIQREVSDNNLADQSPEAREIQEAKLEADAHSKVGASATELAAQQNAIKSETNHDQLADQSPQAREIQDAKVEAKRNDQQTATPSSKELAAQQNAIQAESNHDTLADQSPQAREIQEAKADAKSKQADSNIDNNKHVSDKEIAMAQSAIKEESSLSDPSQTKDKAAQTSSADKLASAAHTKKQKMNNDSQVLADTSDLTKEQDVAKSNKQTTPNLLNQSNHNASKANDGSFANRLATAAKEKQAKLTKGSKESQLTNSLLAEAPIAKSKMTKVPNLVTKSSTNETKGNNVSQTTNQQPSKKQNKAQFDKGVVTRQNNQSTKSNNKTKTQTKSSKQSTKTPSQNKNQKQQGKKQQKVEKTTSKIEKRTFND, from the coding sequence ATGGAACACTATAATCGTGATGATTTTGAAAGAAATAATACTGGAAATGATTTATACAGCCGACATACTCGTATAAATGATCAAACACCACAACGTAAAGATTTCGTAGTTAGCTTTATTACAGGAGCAATTGTAGGGTCTGCTTTAGGTTTATACTATAAGATGAAAGTCTTTGAAAAAGCAGATCAAGCTATTGCAAAAGAAAAAGAATTACGTGAAAAAGCGTTAAATTATAAATCACAAGCTGAACATCATATTGAAACTGTTAAAACACGAGTAGAAAACTTTAGAAATAAATCTAATAATGGTGTTACTTCTGATGAATTATCTGCTCAAAAAGTAGCGATTCAAAGAGAAGTAAGTGATAATAATCTAGCAGACCAATCTCCAGAAGCGAGAGAGATTCAAGAAGCAAAATTAGAAGCTGATGCTCATTCTAAAGTTGGTGCGAGTGCGACTGAATTAGCAGCACAACAAAATGCAATCAAATCTGAAACAAATCATGACCAATTAGCAGATCAATCACCACAAGCGCGTGAAATTCAAGATGCAAAAGTTGAAGCTAAGCGTAATGATCAACAAACTGCAACACCTTCATCAAAGGAACTTGCAGCACAACAGAATGCGATTCAAGCAGAATCGAATCATGACACATTAGCAGATCAATCACCACAAGCAAGAGAAATCCAAGAAGCAAAAGCAGATGCAAAAAGTAAGCAAGCAGATTCTAATATTGATAACAATAAGCATGTATCTGACAAAGAAATTGCTATGGCACAATCTGCTATTAAAGAAGAATCATCGTTATCAGATCCATCTCAAACTAAAGATAAAGCAGCTCAAACATCTAGTGCTGATAAATTAGCTAGTGCAGCTCACACAAAGAAACAAAAAATGAACAATGATTCACAAGTATTAGCAGATACTAGCGATTTAACTAAAGAACAAGACGTAGCTAAAAGCAACAAACAAACTACACCAAACTTATTAAATCAATCAAATCATAATGCGTCAAAAGCAAATGATGGTTCATTCGCTAATAGATTAGCTACAGCAGCCAAAGAAAAACAAGCGAAGTTAACTAAAGGTTCTAAAGAATCACAATTAACAAATTCTCTATTAGCAGAGGCACCTATTGCAAAATCTAAAATGACAAAAGTGCCTAACTTAGTGACTAAATCTTCAACGAATGAAACAAAAGGTAATAATGTTAGTCAAACAACTAATCAACAACCTTCAAAAAAACAAAATAAAGCACAATTTGACAAAGGTGTCGTAACACGTCAAAATAATCAATCAACTAAATCAAATAACAAAACTAAGACCCAAACAAAATCGTCTAAACAATCAACAAAAACACCTAGTCAAAATAAAAACCAAAAGCAACAAGGTAAAAAACAACAAAAAGTAGAAAAAACGACTAGCAAAATTGAAAAACGTACCTTCAATGACTAA
- a CDS encoding bifunctional 3-deoxy-7-phosphoheptulonate synthase/chorismate mutase → MSNKLETYRQEIVSLNDQILELLSRRGELAQKIGEEKIKQGTRVYDPQREKEMINDLLDKNKGPFNDNVIKQLFKEIFKASTDLQKSENEKHLYVSRKLKPEDTIVHFDNGGMFGEGHKSFVFGPCSVESQEQVDAVAADLQAKGEKFIRGGAFKPRTSPYDFQGLGVEGLKILKNVKDKFNLNVISEIVNPNDFEIADEYLDVFQIGARNMQNFELLKEAGRTNKPILLKRGLSATIEEFTYAAEYIASQGNRNIILCERGIRTYEKATRNTLDISAVPILKQGTHLPVMVDVTHSTGRKDIMLPTAKAALAVGADGVMAEVHPDPSVALSDAGQQMDLNEFNEFYKELKPLADLYNDKKLK, encoded by the coding sequence ATGAGTAATAAATTAGAAACGTACAGACAAGAAATTGTTTCCCTTAACGATCAAATTTTAGAATTGCTATCCCGTCGAGGCGAATTAGCACAAAAAATTGGTGAAGAAAAAATCAAGCAAGGAACACGAGTATATGATCCACAACGTGAAAAAGAAATGATTAATGATCTTTTAGATAAAAATAAAGGGCCATTCAACGACAATGTCATTAAACAATTATTTAAAGAAATTTTTAAAGCCTCTACAGACTTACAAAAATCAGAAAATGAAAAGCATTTATACGTATCTCGTAAATTAAAACCTGAAGATACAATTGTTCATTTTGACAATGGTGGCATGTTCGGAGAAGGACATAAATCTTTTGTATTCGGACCATGTTCAGTTGAATCACAAGAGCAAGTAGATGCTGTAGCAGCAGATTTGCAAGCTAAAGGTGAAAAGTTCATTCGTGGAGGAGCATTTAAACCTCGTACATCACCATACGATTTCCAAGGTTTAGGTGTTGAAGGACTTAAGATCTTAAAAAATGTTAAAGATAAGTTTAATTTAAATGTCATTAGTGAAATCGTAAATCCAAATGACTTTGAAATTGCTGACGAATATCTTGATGTTTTCCAAATTGGTGCACGTAACATGCAAAACTTTGAATTATTAAAAGAAGCTGGTCGTACAAATAAACCAATTCTTTTAAAACGTGGATTATCAGCAACGATAGAAGAATTCACATATGCTGCAGAATACATTGCCTCTCAAGGTAATAGAAATATTATTCTGTGTGAACGTGGTATTAGAACATATGAAAAAGCGACTAGAAATACATTAGATATTTCTGCAGTACCTATTTTAAAACAAGGGACACATTTACCAGTTATGGTTGATGTAACACATAGTACAGGTCGTAAAGATATTATGTTACCAACAGCAAAAGCAGCATTAGCGGTTGGCGCTGATGGCGTTATGGCTGAGGTGCATCCAGATCCTTCAGTGGCTTTAAGTGATGCAGGCCAACAAATGGATTTAAATGAATTCAATGAATTCTATAAAGAATTAAAACCTTTAGCTGACTTATATAATGATAAAAAACTAAAATAA
- the ccpA gene encoding catabolite control protein A, whose amino-acid sequence MTVTIYDVAREARVSMATVSRVVNGNQNVKPETRNKVNEVIKKLNYRPNAVARGLASKRTTTVGVIIPDISNVYYSQLARGLEDIATMYKYHSIISNSDNDSEKEKEIFNNLLSKQVDGIIFLGGTISEEIKELINQSSVPVVVSGTNGKDDHVASVNIDFEKAAEEVTQQLIEQGAKSFALVGGDYSKKAQEDVLSGLNKVLSKNQLQLDDSLHLSGAESYKEGMKVFDKIKDNLPDAVLSISDEQAIGILHGALDAGIKVPEELQIVSFNNTRLVEMVRPQLSSVIQPLYDIGAVGMRLLTKYMNEEEIDEPNVILPHRIEYRGTTK is encoded by the coding sequence ATGACTGTAACAATATATGATGTAGCTAGAGAAGCTAGAGTGTCGATGGCAACGGTTTCTCGTGTAGTTAACGGAAATCAAAATGTTAAACCAGAAACTAGAAATAAGGTAAACGAAGTTATAAAAAAATTAAACTATCGACCTAATGCTGTTGCACGTGGACTAGCAAGTAAACGTACAACAACTGTAGGTGTAATTATCCCAGATATTTCTAATGTTTATTATTCTCAACTTGCTCGTGGCTTAGAAGATATTGCAACGATGTACAAATATCATTCTATTATTTCAAATTCTGATAATGATTCAGAAAAAGAAAAAGAGATATTTAATAACCTTTTAAGTAAACAAGTTGATGGCATTATTTTCTTAGGTGGTACAATTTCAGAGGAAATCAAAGAGCTCATCAATCAATCTTCAGTTCCAGTTGTTGTATCAGGTACAAATGGTAAAGATGACCATGTTGCATCTGTAAATATTGATTTTGAAAAAGCAGCTGAAGAAGTTACGCAACAACTTATAGAACAAGGTGCTAAGTCATTTGCATTAGTAGGTGGCGATTACTCTAAAAAGGCACAAGAAGACGTACTTTCAGGCTTAAATAAAGTATTATCTAAAAATCAATTACAATTAGATGATTCACTTCATTTATCAGGAGCTGAAAGCTACAAAGAAGGTATGAAAGTCTTTGATAAAATTAAAGATAATCTACCTGATGCCGTTTTATCAATTAGTGATGAACAAGCGATAGGTATTTTACATGGTGCACTAGATGCAGGTATTAAAGTACCTGAAGAATTACAAATTGTAAGTTTCAATAATACGCGTTTAGTTGAAATGGTTCGACCACAATTATCTAGTGTGATTCAACCATTATATGACATCGGTGCTGTTGGTATGAGATTACTAACGAAATATATGAACGAAGAAGAAATTGATGAACCAAACGTGATTCTACCACATAGAATTGAATATAGAGGAACAACTAAATAA
- a CDS encoding acetoin utilization protein AcuC, translating to MNTKNRTGYVYSDDILKYRFNNEHPFNQMRLKLTTELLLDAQFLTNENILEPRIATDDEIGLIHKYDYIQAIKHASHGILSAEEAKKYGFNEDTVPFRHMHRHCARIVGGALNLAVKIMDGTYINGCHIGGGLHHALAGRANGFCIYNDVAITAQYLVHHYNQRVMIIDTDAHHGDGTQWSFYTSNDVLTYSIHETGKFLFPGSGHYTERGEDIGYGYTVNVPLEPYTEDKSFLESFKSTVEPVIAAFKPDIILSVNGVDIHYRDPLTHMNCTLSSLYQLPYIIKELAEKYTENRIIMFGGGGYNLWRVVPRAWSHLYLSLINEPIQQGYLPLNWINKWKHYSSVTLPKRWEDRLNDYTYIPRTTEISEKNRRISKLVASWYDLSN from the coding sequence ATGAATACTAAAAATAGAACAGGTTATGTATATTCAGATGATATTTTAAAATATAGATTTAATAACGAGCATCCTTTCAATCAAATGCGTTTAAAATTAACGACTGAGTTGTTGTTAGATGCACAATTTTTAACAAATGAAAATATTTTAGAACCAAGAATTGCGACAGATGATGAAATTGGTTTGATTCATAAATATGATTATATACAAGCCATCAAACATGCATCTCATGGTATATTAAGTGCTGAAGAAGCCAAAAAATATGGATTTAATGAAGATACTGTACCATTTAGGCATATGCATCGACATTGTGCACGAATTGTCGGTGGTGCGCTCAATTTAGCAGTTAAAATAATGGATGGTACTTATATCAATGGTTGTCATATAGGCGGCGGCTTACACCATGCCTTAGCAGGCCGAGCAAATGGATTTTGTATTTATAACGATGTCGCTATTACAGCTCAATATCTCGTTCATCATTATAATCAACGTGTGATGATAATAGATACAGATGCACACCATGGAGATGGAACACAATGGAGTTTTTATACTAGTAATGATGTTTTAACTTATTCTATTCATGAAACAGGTAAATTTTTATTTCCAGGATCAGGTCATTATACTGAACGTGGTGAAGATATAGGATATGGTTATACAGTCAATGTACCATTAGAACCCTATACAGAAGATAAATCATTTCTAGAATCATTCAAATCAACAGTTGAACCTGTTATTGCTGCATTCAAACCCGATATTATCTTAAGTGTTAATGGCGTGGATATCCATTATAGAGACCCATTAACACACATGAATTGTACGTTAAGTTCATTATATCAACTGCCATATATAATTAAAGAATTAGCTGAAAAGTATACAGAAAATAGAATAATTATGTTTGGTGGCGGTGGTTATAATTTATGGCGTGTTGTTCCACGCGCATGGAGTCATTTATATTTAAGTTTAATTAATGAACCGATTCAACAAGGCTATTTACCTCTAAACTGGATTAATAAATGGAAGCATTATAGCTCAGTTACATTACCTAAAAGATGGGAAGACCGTTTAAATGACTATACTTATATTCCACGCACTACTGAAATTTCAGAAAAAAATAGACGTATTTCAAAATTAGTTGCCAGTTGGTATGACCTTTCAAATTAA
- a CDS encoding GNAT family N-acetyltransferase: protein MKHIKTYVTDNIEIDDVKYKIEGPVSHSFLKTLTFDEGLNAFRSSKEQYDALLEITTLSEGRVYVIRLEQHIIGYVTYHYPDELERWSTGHLPYLLELGAIELSKSYRHLHLGGRLIQLSLSGDEFEDFIVLTTEYYWHWDLKYAQLDVFEYKRLMQKLMQKGGLEVFATDDPEITSHPANCLMARIGKRITLDQQHAFDDIRFQNRFFY, encoded by the coding sequence ATGAAACATATTAAAACTTATGTTACAGACAATATCGAAATTGACGATGTTAAATACAAAATCGAAGGCCCTGTTTCACACTCTTTTTTGAAAACGCTTACTTTCGACGAAGGTCTTAATGCTTTTCGATCTTCTAAAGAACAATACGATGCATTGTTAGAAATTACTACATTATCAGAAGGTAGAGTATATGTAATACGACTAGAGCAACATATTATTGGTTACGTTACCTATCATTATCCAGATGAGCTCGAAAGATGGTCTACTGGGCATCTCCCCTATTTATTAGAACTCGGTGCAATCGAATTAAGTAAAAGTTATCGACACCTACATCTAGGTGGTCGATTAATACAACTTAGTCTCTCTGGAGACGAGTTTGAAGATTTTATTGTACTTACTACTGAATATTATTGGCATTGGGATTTGAAATATGCACAATTAGACGTATTCGAATATAAACGACTCATGCAGAAGTTAATGCAAAAAGGTGGTCTAGAAGTGTTTGCTACTGATGATCCTGAAATTACCAGTCACCCCGCTAATTGTTTAATGGCAAGAATTGGTAAACGTATTACTTTGGATCAACAACATGCATTTGATGATATTAGATTTCAAAACCGCTTCTTCTATTAG
- the acsA gene encoding acetate--CoA ligase, whose translation MKVEVYQSEPGNYNMQDYEQTYKDFDWKSVEQAFSWSKTGKINMAYECIDRHVDEGKGDKIALNYKDDQRHESYTFEDMKKYSNKAANVLKNEADVKKGDRVFIFMSRTPELYFAFLGILKIGAIVGPLFEAFMEKAVADRLENSEAKVIITNKALLPRIPKDKLPHLEKIVVVDNDVEEGYVDFNRSFKEASEDFDIEWLNEDDGLILHYTSGSTGQPKGVLHVQKAMLVHYISGKYVLDLQDEDVYWCTADPGWVTGTSYGVFAPWLNGVTNCIVGGRFSPEQWYKMIQDFKVTVWYTAPTALRMLMSAGDDVVDKYDLSSLRSILSVGEPLNPEVIKWSKDVFHKRVLDTWWMTETGGHMIVNYPAMDIKLGSMGKPLPGIEAAIVDDEGNELPPNRMGNLAIKKGWPSMMHTIWKNPEKYDSYFIGDWYVSGDSAYKDEDGYYWFQGRVDDVIMTAGERVGPFEVESKLVEHEAVAEAGVIGKPDPVRGEIIKAFVALREGYEPSDELKQSIKQFVKEGLSAHSAPREIEFKDKLPKTRSGKIMRRVLKAWELDLDAGDLSTMED comes from the coding sequence ATGAAAGTTGAAGTTTATCAAAGCGAACCTGGAAATTATAACATGCAAGATTATGAGCAAACGTACAAAGATTTTGATTGGAAGAGCGTTGAGCAAGCCTTTTCTTGGAGTAAAACAGGTAAAATCAATATGGCATATGAATGTATCGATAGACATGTTGATGAAGGTAAAGGAGATAAAATTGCGCTCAATTATAAAGACGATCAACGTCATGAATCATATACGTTCGAAGATATGAAAAAATACTCAAATAAGGCAGCTAATGTATTAAAGAATGAAGCTGATGTTAAAAAAGGGGATAGAGTATTTATCTTTATGTCAAGAACGCCAGAATTGTATTTCGCTTTCTTAGGAATTTTAAAAATTGGTGCAATCGTTGGACCTTTATTTGAAGCATTTATGGAAAAAGCTGTTGCGGATCGCTTAGAAAATAGTGAAGCAAAAGTAATCATTACTAATAAAGCACTGTTGCCTAGAATCCCGAAAGATAAATTACCGCATTTAGAGAAAATTGTTGTTGTTGATAATGATGTTGAAGAAGGTTATGTAGATTTTAATCGTTCATTTAAAGAAGCAAGTGAAGATTTTGATATTGAATGGTTAAATGAAGATGATGGCCTTATTTTACATTATACATCTGGGTCTACAGGACAACCTAAAGGTGTATTACATGTCCAAAAAGCCATGTTAGTACATTATATTTCAGGTAAATATGTTTTAGATTTACAAGATGAAGATGTGTATTGGTGTACAGCAGACCCCGGTTGGGTAACTGGTACGTCATATGGTGTTTTTGCACCTTGGTTAAATGGTGTGACAAATTGTATTGTTGGCGGACGTTTCTCTCCGGAACAATGGTATAAAATGATTCAAGACTTTAAAGTGACAGTGTGGTATACAGCGCCAACTGCATTAAGAATGTTAATGAGTGCTGGTGATGATGTTGTAGATAAATATGATTTATCATCACTGCGTTCAATTTTATCTGTTGGTGAACCGTTAAATCCTGAAGTAATTAAATGGTCTAAAGATGTATTCCACAAACGTGTGTTAGATACTTGGTGGATGACAGAAACAGGTGGACACATGATTGTTAACTATCCAGCTATGGATATTAAATTAGGTTCAATGGGTAAACCACTACCAGGTATTGAAGCAGCAATTGTTGATGATGAAGGTAATGAGTTACCTCCAAATCGTATGGGTAACCTAGCCATTAAAAAAGGATGGCCTTCAATGATGCATACAATCTGGAAAAATCCAGAAAAATATGATTCATACTTTATTGGTGATTGGTATGTTTCAGGAGACTCTGCTTATAAAGATGAAGATGGTTACTACTGGTTCCAAGGTAGAGTTGATGATGTCATTATGACAGCTGGTGAACGTGTCGGTCCATTCGAAGTAGAATCTAAATTAGTTGAACATGAAGCTGTTGCTGAAGCAGGTGTTATTGGTAAGCCTGATCCAGTACGAGGTGAAATCATTAAAGCGTTTGTAGCTTTAAGAGAAGGTTATGAACCATCAGATGAATTAAAACAAAGTATTAAACAATTTGTTAAAGAAGGATTATCAGCACATTCAGCACCTCGTGAAATTGAATTTAAAGACAAATTACCTAAAACACGTTCTGGTAAAATTATGCGCCGTGTATTAAAAGCTTGGGAATTAGATTTAGATGCAGGTGATTTAAGTACAATGGAAGATTAG
- a CDS encoding formate--tetrahydrofolate ligase: MAHLSDLEIANQSKIRPISEIAKEAGIPAEALEQYGHYKAKIDINQIKPKDNKGKVVLVTAMSPTPAGEGKSTVTVGLSDAFHELKKNVMVALREPALGPTFGIKGGATGGGYAQVLPMEDINLHFNGDFHAITTANNALSAFIDNHLHQGNELGIDQRRIEWKRVLDMNDRALRHVNVGLGGPTNGVPREDGFNITVASEIMAILCLSRSIKDLREKISKITIGYTRDRKPVTVADLKVEGALAMILKDAIKPNLVQSIEGTPALVHGGPFANIAHGCNSILATETARELADIVVTEAGFGSDLGAEKFMDIKAREAGFEPSAVVVVATVRALKMHGGVAKDNLKEENVDAVKAGIVNLERHVNNIKKFGVEPVVAINAFIHDTDAEIEFVKSWAKENGVRIALTEVWEKGGKGGVDLANEVLEVIDQPQNFKPLYELNQPLEDKIETIVKEIYGGSKVTFSSKAQKQLKQFKDNGWDHYPICMAKTQYSFSDDQTALGAPSDFEITIRELEAKTGAGFIVALTGAIMTMPGLPKKPAALNMDVTDDGHAVGLF, translated from the coding sequence TTGGCACATTTATCAGATTTAGAAATTGCGAATCAATCAAAAATTAGACCTATTAGTGAAATAGCTAAAGAAGCAGGGATTCCAGCAGAAGCCTTAGAGCAATATGGACATTACAAAGCTAAAATTGATATTAACCAAATAAAACCTAAAGATAATAAGGGTAAAGTTGTATTAGTAACAGCAATGAGTCCAACACCAGCAGGGGAAGGTAAATCGACAGTTACAGTTGGTTTATCAGATGCATTTCATGAATTAAAAAAGAATGTCATGGTAGCATTACGTGAACCAGCGTTAGGACCAACATTTGGTATAAAAGGTGGCGCTACTGGTGGTGGATATGCACAAGTATTACCAATGGAAGATATCAATTTACACTTTAACGGTGACTTCCATGCGATCACTACAGCGAATAATGCATTATCAGCATTTATCGATAACCACTTACATCAAGGTAATGAATTAGGCATTGATCAACGTCGTATTGAATGGAAACGTGTATTAGATATGAACGATCGTGCTTTACGTCATGTTAACGTTGGACTAGGTGGTCCAACTAACGGTGTACCACGTGAAGATGGCTTTAATATTACAGTTGCATCTGAAATTATGGCTATCTTATGTCTTAGCCGAAGCATTAAAGACTTAAGAGAAAAAATTAGTAAAATCACAATCGGTTATACACGTGATCGTAAGCCTGTGACTGTTGCTGATTTAAAAGTTGAAGGTGCTTTAGCAATGATTTTAAAAGATGCTATTAAGCCAAACTTAGTACAATCAATTGAAGGAACGCCAGCACTTGTACACGGTGGACCATTCGCAAATATCGCTCACGGATGTAATTCAATTTTAGCGACAGAAACTGCACGTGAATTAGCTGATATTGTGGTTACTGAAGCAGGATTCGGTTCTGATTTAGGAGCTGAAAAATTCATGGATATCAAAGCGCGTGAAGCAGGTTTCGAACCATCAGCAGTTGTAGTGGTAGCAACTGTGCGTGCCTTAAAAATGCATGGTGGCGTTGCGAAAGATAATTTAAAAGAAGAGAATGTGGATGCTGTTAAAGCAGGTATCGTTAACTTAGAACGTCATGTAAATAATATTAAGAAGTTTGGTGTTGAACCAGTTGTAGCTATCAATGCATTTATTCACGATACAGATGCAGAAATTGAGTTTGTTAAATCATGGGCCAAAGAAAATGGCGTGAGAATTGCATTGACTGAAGTTTGGGAAAAAGGTGGTAAAGGTGGCGTTGATCTAGCTAATGAAGTATTAGAAGTCATTGATCAACCTCAAAACTTCAAACCACTTTATGAATTAAATCAACCTTTAGAAGATAAAATTGAAACAATCGTTAAAGAAATCTACGGTGGTTCAAAAGTAACATTCTCAAGTAAGGCTCAAAAACAATTAAAACAATTTAAAGACAATGGTTGGGACCATTATCCAATTTGTATGGCTAAAACACAATACTCATTTAGCGATGATCAAACAGCCTTAGGTGCACCTAGTGATTTTGAAATTACGATTCGTGAATTAGAAGCGAAAACAGGTGCAGGATTTATAGTTGCATTAACAGGTGCAATTATGACAATGCCTGGCTTACCTAAAAAACCAGCAGCATTAAATATGGATGTTACAGATGATGGACATGCAGTAGGCTTATTCTAA
- a CDS encoding biosynthetic peptidoglycan transglycosylase gives MDKIMKQQQQDKMFQFEKKYKQLKHIIVTIFLIGLMFMIIILLAAIIYFHQLTKDASSISDHALKHKVIHFVGDDLINYKNNDILDEYDHSLNSLIVGPKHVSPDVIKALTSSEDTLFFQHNGILPKAIIRAMFQDIMQNDQSSGGSTITQQLIKNQVLSNEKTYSRKANEIILAQRLERILSKEEIIYTYLNIVPFGRDYNGANITGISSASYSLFGIPPKDLNVAQSAYLIGLLQSPYGYTPYKENGDLKPDNQIDYSIQRQHYVLKRMLVEEKISKKEYKEALKYHIKSHLLTKPNKNAG, from the coding sequence ATGGATAAAATCATGAAACAACAACAACAAGATAAAATGTTTCAATTTGAAAAGAAATATAAGCAGCTCAAACATATCATCGTTACCATCTTTCTAATTGGTTTGATGTTTATGATTATTATCCTGCTAGCAGCCATCATATACTTTCATCAATTGACTAAAGATGCTTCATCTATAAGTGATCATGCACTTAAACATAAGGTCATTCACTTTGTAGGAGATGACTTAATTAATTATAAAAACAATGACATTTTAGATGAATATGATCATTCTTTAAATTCATTAATTGTTGGTCCAAAACATGTTAGTCCAGACGTCATTAAAGCATTAACTTCTTCAGAAGACACCTTATTCTTTCAACATAATGGCATTTTACCTAAGGCCATTATACGAGCAATGTTTCAAGATATAATGCAAAATGATCAAAGTTCTGGTGGCAGCACGATAACACAACAATTGATTAAAAACCAAGTACTTTCTAATGAAAAAACTTATAGTCGTAAAGCTAATGAAATTATATTAGCACAAAGACTTGAACGTATACTCTCTAAAGAAGAAATTATTTATACGTATTTAAATATTGTACCTTTTGGTAGAGATTATAACGGTGCCAATATAACAGGTATCTCTTCGGCGTCTTATAGTTTATTTGGAATTCCACCTAAAGATTTAAATGTTGCACAATCAGCTTATTTAATTGGCTTATTACAAAGCCCTTACGGTTATACACCATATAAGGAAAATGGTGACTTAAAACCAGACAATCAAATAGATTATAGTATTCAGAGACAACATTATGTACTAAAACGTATGTTGGTCGAAGAAAAAATATCTAAAAAAGAGTATAAAGAAGCGTTAAAATACCATATTAAATCACATTTACTTACAAAACCTAATAAAAATGCTGGTTAA